A region from the Triticum aestivum cultivar Chinese Spring chromosome 3D, IWGSC CS RefSeq v2.1, whole genome shotgun sequence genome encodes:
- the LOC123077089 gene encoding PR5-like receptor kinase: MTQMAAVGVSSPLLLLFLLLLAATSEATTFYITNGCPYTIWPAALPIGGGMQLDPGKPWTLNTGDTNTTRLWARTGCSFDGNGTGTCQTGDCGGLLACKANGRPPNTIAEFRLGGFSSQDFFDISFVEGFNVPMDFLPVPAKGGPGCSKGPRCGANITAQCPTSLKAPGGCNSPCTVFKQDRYCCTRSAANNCSTTDYSDFFKKMCPDAYSYPMDDATSTFSCPAGTNYKVVFCPLTNQATPPSALPAPPAVVTPSGPTTMKPKSSTVRTVVAILAPIGGFIFLFLVIFYFCKRRTQRRSEMQEEEEEEFGELQGTPMRFTFEQLKSATEQFADKLGEGGFGSVFKGQFGDERIAVKRLDRSGQGKREFSAEVQTIGSIHHINLVRLIGFCAEKSHRLLVYEYMPKGSLDRWIYCRHDNDAPPLDWSTRCKIITQIAKGLSYLHEECTKRIAHLDVKPQNILLDDNFNAKLSDFGLCKLIDRDMSQVVTRMRGTPGYLAPEWLTSHITEKADIYSFGVVVMEIISGRKNLDTSRSEESIHLITLLEEKVKSDRLVDLIDNSSNDMQAHKQDVIQMMMLAMWCLQIDCKKRPKMSEVVKVLEGTMKTDLNIEHNFVVTTPANFGSTGNVSSSAPPLASDVSGPR, encoded by the coding sequence ATGACGCAAATGGCAGCCGTGGGTGTCTCTTcaccgctcctcctcctcttcctcctcctccttgctgccaCCAGCGAGGCCACCACGTTCTACATCACCAACGGGTGCCCCTACACCATATGGCCGGCGGCTCTCCCGATTGGCGGCGGCATGCAGCTCGACCCAGGCAAGCCCTGGACCCTCAACACGGGCGACACCAACACCACGCGCCTGTGGGCGCGCACGGGCTGCTCGTTCGACGGCAATGGCACCGGGACCTGCCAGACGGGAGACTGCGGCGGCCTGCTCGCTTGCAAAGCCAATGGCCGGCCGCCCAACACCATCGCGGAGTTTCGGCTCGGCGGCTTCAGCAGCCAGGATTTCTTCGACATCTCCTTTGTCGAGGGCTTCAACGTGCCCATGGACTTCCTGCCGGTGCCGGCCAAGGGCGGGCCAGGGTGCAGCAAGGGGCCGCGCTGCGGAGCCAACATAACGGCGCAGTGCCCGACCAGTCTGAAGGCGCCGGGGGGCTGTAACAGCCCGTGCACGGTGTTCAAGCAGGACAGGTACTGCTGTACCAGGAGCGCGGCAAATAACTGCAGCACCACGGACTACTCCGACTTCTTCAAGAAGATGTGCCCAGATGCCTACAGCTACCCCATGGATGATGCAACCAGCACTTTCAGTTGCCCGGCCGGCACCAACTACAAGGTAGTCTTTTGTCCCTTGACCAATCAAGCAACACCGCCGAGTGCTCTGCCTGCACCCCCGGCTGTGGTAACACCTAGTGGGCCAACAACCATGAAACCAAAATCCTCAACTGTAAGAACAGTTGTTGCAATTTTAGCTCCTATAGGCGGCTTCATTTTTCTGTTCCTCGTCATTTTCTATTTTTGTAAACGAAGAACCCAACGACGGAGTGAGAtgcaggaagaggaagaggaagagtttGGGGAGCTACAAGGAACACCTATGAGGTTCACATTTGAACAGCTAAAATCAGCAACGGAGCAATTCGCAGACAAGCTCGGGGAAGGAGGATTTGGGTCTGTTTTCAAGGGACAATTTGGTGATGAAAGGATTGCAGTAAAACGTCTGGATCGATCTGGTCAGGGTAAAAGAGAATTTTCGGCAGAGGTCCAGACAATTGGCAGCATTCATCATATTAATCTGGTGAGATTGATTGGTTTCTGTGCAGAGAAATCCCACAGGCTCTTGGTATATGAGTACATGCCCAAAGGATCCTTGGACAGATGGATCTATTGTCGACATGACAATGATGCTCCTCCTCTAGATTGGAGCACGCGGTGCAAAATTATAACTCAAATAGCTAAGGGCCTCTCTTATCTTCACGAGGAGTGCACAAAACGAATTGCTCATTTGGATGTCAAACCACAAAATATCCTCTTAGATGACAATTTCAATGCTAAACTTTCTGATTTTGGATTATGCAAGCTCATAGACAGGGATATGAGCCAAGTGGTTACCAGAATGAGAGGCACACCTGGATATTTGGCTCCTGAATGGTTGACATCACATATCACGGAAAAGGCAGATATCTACAGCTTTGGTGTCGTGGTCATGGAAATCATCAGCGGAAGAAAGAACCTCGACACTTCCCGGTCAGAAGAGAGCATTCATCTCATCACCCTATTGGAGGAAAAGGTGAAGAGTGATCGGTTGGTAGATTTGATTGACAATAGCAGCAACGACATGCAAGCACACAAGCAAGATGTAATTCAGATGATGATGCTTGCAATGTGGTGCTTGCAGATTGATTGCAAAAAAAGGCCTAAAATGTCTGAGGTGGTGAAAGTATTGGAAGGTACCATGAAAACGGACCTCAACATAGAACATAACTTTGTTGTAACAACTCCAGCAAATTTTGGTAGCACAGGAAATGTGAGCTCTTCAGCTCCACCTCTAGCCTCAGATGTATCAGGTCCCAGGTGA